A segment of the Chloroflexota bacterium genome:
GGAGCAAAAGGTCGCCGTTAGGAGCCGCGCCCGGGGCGCCGCGGAGCTGTGGGACCCGGAGAGCGGTTCGCACCAATCGCTCAGCACCACCGGCGCACGCACGCGGCGCACGGCGGAGTTCGTGCTTCCTGGACACGCGGCGCGCGCCGTCGTGTTCGACGCCGACACCAAGCCCGCCCGCGGCTCGTCGAGCCGCCGGGCGCCGCGCGTGAAGCCCAGGGATCTGGGCTGCGAGTGGCAGTTTGCGCTGGAAACCGGCGTGCCCACCGGCCAGGGCACGGTGCGCCGCACCGAACTCCCCGTGATGCGGTTTCAGGACTTCGCGCTTGGCGCGGGGCGCCTGGAGCGACTGCGGGATCCGCTGTATGACGACTCGAGCTGGCGCGAGCTGTGGCTCACCACGGCCGACGCCAATGCCGTGGGCAACTGGCGCGCCTCGTGGATCACCGGCGTGCGACAGCCGGAGGGCTGGGTGGTTCGGCCGGATAGTGAGGCCCACGACCGGCTGCGTTTCACCAAGTCGCTGACGATCACCGACCCGCCGATCAAGGCCTGGGCCACATTCGTGGGCGTCGAAAAAGCCACGGTCTACATGAACGGCACGGCGCTGGGCGAGTCCGATGACTGGTCCAACCCGGTGACCTACAACATCATGCCCTACCTGCGGCTGGGCCAGAACACGATCGTGGCGGACATCGCCAGCACCTCCGGCACACCGCTCTCGCTGCTGTTCGAGGCGCAAATCGATCTGCGCTCCGGGGAGTCGCTGGTCGTGGTGTCCGACGCGTCCTGGGACGTGCAGGCGCCGCGCTCGGAGATGTGGACCGGCACGGCATTCGCCCGCGACGTGCCGACCGTGACGTGGGAGCGCGGGGGACCGCCCGTGCAGCCGTGGAGCCACATTGTGCTATTGGGCGAGCCCGTGCAGTTTCCACGCACGCTGATGTATCGCCAACGGCTGCCGACGGGCTGCGTGGGCATCGGCATTCCCTATATCAAGGGCGTGCACAAGGTCTATGTCGACGTGCGGGAACGGACGCCGGACATCAACGGCGTCTACAACATCACGACCGGCGGCGTGCTGAGCGTGGAGGTCCACGCGACGGACTTTTCCAATGGGGTGCTCGCGCCGCTGGCGTTGTTCATGCGCCCAACCACGATCAGCCTCACGCCGTGGGATGAGCTGGGCTATGGGTGGTACTCGGGCTCCGCGGTCTATGAGCAGAGCGTCGAGCTCTCCAAGGCCGAGGCCGCCGGCACGGTGGTGCTCGATCTTGGGGACGTACGCCACCACGCCGAAGTAATTGTGAACAACCGATCGCTCGGGTCGCGTGTGTGGCCGCCCTATCGCTTCGACCTCACCGGCGCGGTGAACGCCGGATCCAACACGGTTCGCGTCCGCGTGAGCAACCTGGCCGCGAACGAGATGCGCTGGCGGCGCGACGAATCGCGCATGGGCGACCCCTGGCACCGCTATTGGCACGAGGGCAACATCGAGCCGGAGCGGCTGGTGTCCGGCCTGTTGGGGCCGGTGCAGCTGGAGCTGTCGCCCTAGCCGCCGTCTCCCGGACAAAGCTCGGCCGCGGGCCGGCTGCCGGAATACCCACGCACGAAGTTGTAGACCTCGGACTTGTCGTAGGCGTCCAGTCGCTGCATGACCAAGAGGGCCGTGAGCACCACTTCGGAGTCGCCCAAGCCGGCGTCGGGGTGCACGACCACGTCGTAGCCTTCCAGTTCTTGCGCCACGCGGTTCATCTCGGCCTCCAGCGCGGCGCCCCCAGACGGGTTGAAATGGACGATCACGTGGCCCGCGCACAGGTTGGCGACCTGGACCACGTCGGCAATGGTCGAGGTATGGAAGCCAAAGGCCGCAGGCTGAAGCGCCCGCGCGCCGGAGGTCGGCGGATCGGTGGCGTAGGGCTCGAGTGGCCCTCCGTTGTCCACGAGGGGCGATTCCTGAATGTCCTGCACGTCACCCGGGCCTTGGTCCAGGTTGCTGAGGCAGAACAGGTTGAGCGGAATGAGCACGGCCATCATGAAGGCAAAGTAGAGCCAGAATCCGCGGCCCAAGCCGGAGCGCGGCTGTGCGCCCGACTGCTGCCCGCGGCGTTGCCGCTTGGGCTTCTCGTCGGCCTTGGCGGGTGCGTCGTCGGCTTCGGGGGAATCGGCCGGCCTGCCGCCACGGGCGAGTTCGGCAGCCCGTGAATCCGATGCGCGGCGGCGCCTACGTCTTGCCATGGGGGAAGTGTGTTGCTGCTTTGTGCCGTCCGCGATACTCGCGGTCGCGGACCTCTTGTAGCATAACCAGGTTTTGAGCCCGGCTCGATCACCCCGCGTGACGCCCACCACCCGACCAGAGACGCGACGCCTGCCACGACGTCGCCTGCTGGCGGCGGGCGCTCTGGCCGCGGCCGGGTTCACGCTTGGCTGGCCTCGCGTCCGCGGACTCGAACCCACCGGGGACGCGCGCGCCGTAGCCGTGCGGTTCGAGCCGGAGCTGGGTCACAACATCGCGACGCTCTCGGTGACGGCGGCGGGTGGGCATCACCTGGTCGACTTCCTGGGTCACTACTTCCGCACGGGCGGGCTGCGGCGGGCGGGGCTGGCCATCAGCGAACCGATCGTCGAGGACGGCGTGCTGTGCCAGTACTTCCAGCGCGGCGTGATGGAAAGCCGGCTGACCGGCGATGGGGTGGTGATGCAGTGGCGCGACCTGTGGACCGTGCTGGGTGACGGCGAGGGCGCGGCGGCGATCGCGGACATTCCCAGCGAGTCGGCGCTCACGAATCCGCACCCCGGCCGCGCGGTGGGGCCCTATGGGCACGTGGTGTCGAACCAAGCGGTGGACGGGACGCGAACCGGGTTCCTCGAGCTCTACGACGCCGTCGGCGGTGACCTCGGCCTAGGCGCGCCGCTGACGGCGGCACGCCTGGAAACCGGCGATGACGACGACCCGATCATTCCGGGGTTGGCGCCGGACTTCGTGCGGCAGTATTTCGAGGCCGGGGTAATGGAGGTTCACCCGCAGACGCCCGGCGCCGCGAGCCTGGCGTTGGTGGGCGACGTGACCCGCGACACGGCGTATGCGAACTACAACTGGCAGTTCGTGCGAAGCTTTGACGCCGCGCCGGCGCTGGCGCCGGGGCGGCGCATGCGCCTGGAGCGAACCGAGCGGCCGGCCGGCCCGATTCAAAGCGGCCCGCCCATTCCGCCGCCGGGATTCGAGATCTCGGTGTTCGCCGGCACGCAGCGCTTCGGTTTCCCGGCGGTGCTTCGCTTCGCGCCGGACGGACGGCTCTTCGTCGCCTTCTCGAATGACCGGATCGTGACGATGCAGGACTCAACCGGCGATGGGCGGGCCGACGTGATTCGCACCTTTGCCTCGGGTGACGGCGTCAAGGATCCGCGGGGGCTGGCGTTCGTGGGCGAACACGTCTATCTATCCGTCGAGGAGAAGATCATTCGGCTGCGAGACGCTTCCGGCTCGGGGGCCGCCGACGAGTCGGCGGACGTGGTCACCGGCCTGGAACTGGACACGAGGGTGCCGTTCCATCGCAACAACGGCATCGCCATCGGTCCGGACCAGTTGCTGTACATGACGCTCGGCAGCACGACGAACGCGGGCGAAATCCGCGAGCGTCCGCTGTCGGCCTCCATCTTGCGGTCGCGGTTGGACGGGACGGGGCTGGAGAAGTTCGCCACCGGTCTGCGCAACCCATTCGGCCTGGCGTTCAGCCCGGACGGGGAGCTGTTCTGCACCGACAACGGTCCTGACAGCAGCGTGCGGCGCAACGACGATCCGCCCGACGAGCTCAACCACGTGATCCAAGGCGCGGACTATGGGCACGCGCGGTTCTGGGGCACGCCGCCGCCGGACTCGGGGACCCGCGGACCCGTGGCGAATCTGCCGGCCCACGGCGCGGCCGCGGGCTTGAGCTTCTTCACCGGGCCGCAGGCGGGGGAGTTTGACGGGAACGTGTTGATCGCCATGTGGGGACCGGCGGGGGGACGCAGCTCGTTTGCGCACAACATCCTGCGCGCGCGGCTGCAGCGCCAAGGCGACTCCTACACGGCGCAGGTGCAACCGTTCGTCAGCTCGCTGACGCGGCCCACAGACGTGGTGGTGGGCCCGCACGGCGACCTCTACATTGCCGATCACGTGGGCCGCACGATCTATCGGCTGCGCCGCCGCGGCCTGGCGCCGTCGGTGCTGCGGTAGCCCGGCGAGACGCGCGGCGGCGGAGCCGCCATCGGGCCGAGTTCCGGATTCTCTGGCCGCGCGAGCGTGCATCGGCCCCTGGAGAACAGCGGCTGCCGATCGAAGTGGCGCCCGGCTCAGCTTCCGGGCACGGTGTCATACGTCTCGAATGCCACCTCGCCATCCTCGGTGATCTTGATCCCAAGCACCGGCATCACGGCGGCGTCGCGCCAGGCCCCCGGCTCGTATTCATGCCGCAGGCGAATCACCAGCACCCAGTCGCCCGCGCCCGGCACGGCTCCCGACGACGCCATCGCCGCGAACACGCCGTCGGCATTCAGCGACGCCAGGCGGGAAGTCCGCGCATCGAACTCGTAGGTGTGCGTCGTCGTCGTCACGCTCGACCGGAGCCAGCCGTCGAACCACGCGACGGGCGCCGGCGAGCGTCCGTCGGATGGAAGGGCCAGCGGCAGGGTCCACGGCGAATCGGCGACGGCGAGCACCGCCCAATCCTGGCCGGTCCACCCATCGGGCGAGCGATTGTCAAAGGCCGCGGTGAAGGCGATCCGTCCATCCGCGGCCCGCACGTCGGACACCCGCACGCCGAAGGCCGGCGGGTCAGGCCGCGCGGGCGGCGGCATGATGGGCGCGACCGACCCGCTCGGGGCGTAGATGGCCACGTAGTCGTTCCACCAAATCGGTTGCTGTCCGACGGCGGGAAACATCCACGTCCACGGCTCGACCGCAATCGGCAGGACCAGGAGATCAGGCGTGCGCTGGCCCAACGGCTCCAGCGTCCACGGCACGGGCGTCATGGAATACAAGAGCCCAGTGTCGAGATGGCCCGAGAGCCGCGCGTGCGAGAGAGCCGAGGCAATCCGGAGCTCGTGCAGCGGTGGGGTTTGGGGAGCCACGTACACCACCGTCGATGGCGGGAGCGATCGCAGCGCCGCGAAGGACGCGGGGGTCGGCGGCACGTCCAGCGCCAGGAACGCCGGTCGCACCCGGTAGAGCGCCACGGCACCGTCGCGCACCAGCAGTTCGAACAAGCCGGGATCCGCCAGCCAACGCGCCGCTCGCTCGGGCAGCCGCGCCGCCCAGGCGTCCGTCGCGTAGACATAGTCGATGCCCAGGCGCCGCATGGCCTCCGGCTCCAAGTAGTCGCTGGCATCCAAGTATTCGGGGGACAGCCTGTCGGCCAGGTGGAACACGCCGACGTATCCGGCGTGGTTGGGGCGGCCCGTGACGGCGGTCACCTTCCACTCCGGACGGCCGGGTACGAGCACGCGCGCATCCAGTGCCGTGTGGTCGCGGATATAGGCCGCCACACGCGCGGACACGGCCGGCATCGCCGCCCGTCCGCTCCCGTAGCCGGCGGCGGCCGCGGGCCCCACGACCCCCGCGTTGGCAAGCTCAACCCCTCCGCCAACCGCCGACCCCAGCGCGCGAACCGGCCCCACGACGGTCGGCCAGATGATCAGGCCGAGCAGCAATATGCCGGCGGCCCGGCGCCAGCGGGGCTGCAGCCCCGCCAGGCGGGCGCTGAGCGCCAGCAGCAGCGCGATCAGCGCCAGGTTGCGCGCATTCCCAGCCAAGCGGTCGAGGTCGTGGGGAAACGGTTCATAGTGGAGCAGCAGCCAGGCCACAATCGACAGCATGGCGCCCGCCGCCAGCGCCGTCACGAGGCGATCGCGCCAGGCCAGCAATGCCGCGATCCCCGCCACGACCACCGGCCCAACCGCTAGCAGGCCAACTCCACCCGGATGCGGCTCGAACACGCCGAGCAGCCGCCAGTTGGACGGGGCGCCCTCCCACCAGAGCACCAGCCCCGACGACGCCGAATCAACCAGAAGCCCCGTAAATTTGCCGCCACCGGCCAGCAGCAGGACCACGGCGAGCGCGAGCCCCGCGCCGGGCCGCCACACGGCGCGCCACGCCAGGGCCCGCTCCCGCCAGACCCTTCGCAACTGCGCGGCTTCAAGACCCGCCCACAGCACGAGCACCAGTGGCGTGAACGACGTCGCCAGCAGGCCGACGAAGCCGATCAATCCGCCGAGTGTCAAGGTCGCCGGCCACGACCGCCGCCCGGCATGCGCGGCGCGCTCCAGCACCACGATCGCCAGCGCATACGCCAGCAGGAACCCGGGCGTCCAAATATTGGGCAACAGCCGTTCCCTCCACGACCTGAATTCTGGCTGCCAGTACATCTCCCCCAGCGACGCCCGCAGGCCCGCGTCCGGCCATCCCGCCGGGATGGGAGTCTGCAGAAGCCCGTATCCCACGTCGCCCCGGGTCCACAGCGCGGTCGAGAGCAGCAGCGGCGCCAGGAGCAGCGCGACCCGCCACGACCCACGCGCCGCCAGCGCCGTCACCGTCACCAGCGCGAAGCTCACCCAGGCATAGACGCCAAGCAACTCGTTGACGAAGGCCGGGTCGGGTCCCGTTGGCGGAGCCAGCAGTCCGGCCAGCAGGTCGACGCCGTGGTGATAGTGCAGCAGCATGCCCGGGTTCCACGGCGCCTCCGGCGGGAATCCGCCCGCACGCAGCCAGCCCGACAGTCCCAGGTGCATGTATGGGTCGGTAACGATCACCTGCTGCCGACTGGCGAGGCCCGCCCACGCCAGCGCCAGGACGGCGACGGTGAATCCAGCGACCGTGCGCGACCCCGGGCGAAGGGGGCGGGGTGCGCGCCAGACGAGGATCGCGCCCAGCGCGAGCATGACGCCCCAGCCGATGGCCGCGCCGGCCAATCCCGGCACGACGTAGAGCACGAAATTGACGATCAGGCCCCAGAGCGCGGGGCCGACAACGAGCCCTTGCGCCAGGGCCATGGGCTCGTCGTCCTGCCGCAGCGCCACGCGGACGATGACGTAGCCGATGGCGGCGAGCGCGGCGAACTCCGCAGCCAGCAGCAATAGGCCGGGGACCACCGCCGGATCAACGGTCATTGATCAGCCCTGACCCGACGCTTCCGATCCGGCTAACGACGACGCTCAAATCAGTCCCGGTGCGCGAGGCAACTCCAGGCGGCTCGGGCCCCGCCGTGCCGGCCTCACCGGCGGTCCCTTGCCGAGCGATAGGACCGGCCCGGGGCGAACGTCGGCCAAAGGAATATGGGTGATTTCACTATCCGGGGAAACTGTGGCTGAGTCTGCATTGTTTCATAGATGCATGTATGAACGCAGCGAATGGCACCAAGGCGTATCTTGGGCAATAGCGCGGATTCACCCAGGCTAGTGCCAAGTGTTTACGAATCTAATCTCACGATCCGAGAGGCCAATGAACCTGAATTGACTGTCCTACGGTGCCGCAGGCGGATCGCCAGCACCCAGTCGTCCGCGCCCGCTATGGCTCCAGACGTTGATGCCGTGGAGGTAGTCATTGGCTGCGCGGAATCGCTGTTCGACGAGCCAGACTAGTCCGGCATACGACCACGGGCGGCAGTCGGAATCGGCAGTCTCCGTCACCGCGCCCATTGCGCCCACCAATGGAGCATGGATGCAGCGATCGCGCGGCTTGGCGCTGTCAAGTCGCCGCGAAGAAGGTGGTGCACGCGGAGTCTGAGCCTCGGTCCGCGCCGTGACCATGACGTGTGCCGCAACACCGAGGTGGGCTGGAATCCTAGACGGCGCGTTACTCAGCTACCGGGCAGGGTGTCAAAGGTCTCGAAGGCGATGTCGCCATTCTCGGAAGTCGTGAACCGAAGCACCGGCAGCAGGGCGGCGTCGCGCCACGTGCCCGGCTCGTATTCATGCCGCAGGCGGAGCGCCAGCACCCAGTCGCCCGCCCCCGGTACGGCTCCCGACGACGCCATCGCCGTGAACACGCCGTCGGCATTCAGCGACGCCAGGCGGGAAGTCCGCGCATCGAACTCGTAGGTGTGCGTCGTCGTCGTCACGCTCGACCGGAGCCAGCCGTCGAACCACGCGACGGGCGCCGGCGAGCGTCCGTCGGATGGAAGGGCCAGCGGCAGGGTCCACGGCGAATCGGCGACGGCGAGCACCGCCCAATCCTGGCCGGTCCACCCATCGGGCGAGCGATTGTCAAAGGCCGCGGTGAAGGCGATCCGTCCATCCGCGGCCCGCACGTCGGACACCCGCACGCCGAAGGCCGGCGGGTCAGGCCGCGCGGGCGGCGGCATGATGGGCGCGACCGACCCGCTCGGGGCGTAAATCGCCACGTAGTGCTTCTGCCAAATCGGCTGCTGTCCGACGGAGGGAAACATCCACGTCCACGGCTCGACCACTGTCGGCAGGACCAGGAGATCAGGCTCGCGCTGGCCCAGCGGCTCCACCGTCCACGGCAGGGGCGTCACGAAATGCACGGGCCCGGTGTCGATATGGCCCGACAGCCGCGTGTGCGAGAGAGCCGAGGCGATCAGCAGCCCGTGCACTGGCGGGGTTTGCGGCGCCACGTACACCACCGTCGATGGCGGGAGCGATCGCAGCGCCGCGAAGGACGCGGGGGTCGGCGGCACGTCCAGCGCCAGGAACGCCGGTCGCACCCGGTAGAGCGCCACGGCACCGTCGCGCACCAGCAGTTCGAACAAGCCGGGATCCGCCAGCCAGCGGGCCGCTCGCTCGGGCAGCCGCGCCGCCCACGCGTCCGTCGCGTAGACATAGTCGATGCCCAGGCGCCGCACGGCTGTCGGCTCCAAGAACTCTCGGGCATCCAAGAACTCGGGGCCGAGTTTGTATTCCTGGTGAACCGCGCCGGCAAATCCTGCATGGTTGGGGCGGCCGGTGACGGCGGTTACCTTCCAGGAAGGCTCCACGGTCATCAGCACGCGGGCATCCACTGCGGTGTGGTCGCGGATATAGGCCGCCACGCGCGCGGACACGGCCGGCATGACCTCCCGTCCGCTCGTGTTGATGCCGCCGGCCGCGGGTCCCTCGTCCGCGGCGTTGGCGATTTCAATGCCTTGGCCGAGCGACGATCCCAAGGAGCGAACCTGCCCCACGACCGTCGGCCAGATGATGAGGCCGGCCAGCAACACGGCGGAGACCCGGCGCCAGCGGGGCTGCAGCCGCGCCAGGCGGGTGCTTAGCGCCAGCAACAGCGCGATGAGCGCCAGATTTCGCGCGTTCCCGGCGAAGCGGCTGAGGTCCCCGGGACGCCATTCATAGTGGAGCACCAGCCCGGCCACAGCCAACAGAATGGCGCCTGCCGCCAGTGCCGTCACGAGGCGGTCGCGCCAGGCCAGCAGCGCCGCGATCCCCGCCACGACCACCGGCCCAACCGCCAGCAGGCCAACGCCGCCCGAATGCGCCTCAATATCGCCCAGCAGCCGCCAGTTGGAGGGGTCGCCGTCCCACCAGAACGTCAGCCCCAATGTCGCCGAATCCCCCAGGAGTCCCGAGAGTCTGCCGCCACCGGCCAGCAGCAGGACCACGGCGAGCGCAAGCCCCGCGCTGGGCCGTACCAGCGCGCGCCACGCCAGGGCGCGCTCCCGCCAGGCCCTGCCCAGCTGCGCGGCTTCAAGAGCCCCCCAGAGCCCGAGCACCAGTGGGGTGAGTGACGTCGCAAGCAGACCCAGGAAGCCGATCAACCCGCCGAGCGTCAGGGTCGCCGGCCACGACCGCCGCCCGGCATTCGCGGCACGCTCCACTACCGCGAGCGCCAGCGCATAGGCCAACGGGAACGCAGGCGTCGAAATGTTGGGCAACGTCCGTTCCTTCACCGAAAGGAGTTGCTGGTCACCCGGCCAGAACATCCGCTCCAGCGACGTCCGCAGGCCCGCCT
Coding sequences within it:
- a CDS encoding DUF3105 domain-containing protein, whose protein sequence is MARRRRRRASDSRAAELARGGRPADSPEADDAPAKADEKPKRQRRGQQSGAQPRSGLGRGFWLYFAFMMAVLIPLNLFCLSNLDQGPGDVQDIQESPLVDNGGPLEPYATDPPTSGARALQPAAFGFHTSTIADVVQVANLCAGHVIVHFNPSGGAALEAEMNRVAQELEGYDVVVHPDAGLGDSEVVLTALLVMQRLDAYDKSEVYNFVRGYSGSRPAAELCPGDGG
- a CDS encoding PQQ-dependent sugar dehydrogenase — translated: MTPTTRPETRRLPRRRLLAAGALAAAGFTLGWPRVRGLEPTGDARAVAVRFEPELGHNIATLSVTAAGGHHLVDFLGHYFRTGGLRRAGLAISEPIVEDGVLCQYFQRGVMESRLTGDGVVMQWRDLWTVLGDGEGAAAIADIPSESALTNPHPGRAVGPYGHVVSNQAVDGTRTGFLELYDAVGGDLGLGAPLTAARLETGDDDDPIIPGLAPDFVRQYFEAGVMEVHPQTPGAASLALVGDVTRDTAYANYNWQFVRSFDAAPALAPGRRMRLERTERPAGPIQSGPPIPPPGFEISVFAGTQRFGFPAVLRFAPDGRLFVAFSNDRIVTMQDSTGDGRADVIRTFASGDGVKDPRGLAFVGEHVYLSVEEKIIRLRDASGSGAADESADVVTGLELDTRVPFHRNNGIAIGPDQLLYMTLGSTTNAGEIRERPLSASILRSRLDGTGLEKFATGLRNPFGLAFSPDGELFCTDNGPDSSVRRNDDPPDELNHVIQGADYGHARFWGTPPPDSGTRGPVANLPAHGAAAGLSFFTGPQAGEFDGNVLIAMWGPAGGRSSFAHNILRARLQRQGDSYTAQVQPFVSSLTRPTDVVVGPHGDLYIADHVGRTIYRLRRRGLAPSVLR